One stretch of Aestuariirhabdus haliotis DNA includes these proteins:
- a CDS encoding M18 family aminopeptidase has product MSETFDLGQQLIDFLHHSPTPFHATEQMSLRLVDAGFERLELGQSWNLKAYGRYFLTRNDSSLVAFTCADQAYTEKGFRMVGAHTDSPCLRVKPNPELSQNGYFQLGVEVYGGVLLNPWFDRDLSLAGRVSFSTLDGKLDSALIDLRDPIAVIPSLAIHLDRDVNKNRSINPQTQLPPILSLCGDEQAPDFRAQLKQWLEAEHHKVDQVLDYELSFYDTQSPAKIGLKQEFLASARLDNLLSCFIGLNTLITNSDPKKQQAPCLLVCNDHEEVGSQTSSGAQGPLLETVLERILGDRESFTISMENSLMISADNAHGIHPNYADRHDGKHGPLLNAGPVIKLNNNQRYATNSETSALFRHLCEQVQVPCQSFVVRSDMACGSTIGPITAAEIGVRTLDIGVPTFGMHSIRELAGTDDLLYLQRALNQFMQLPKLPFC; this is encoded by the coding sequence ATGAGCGAAACTTTCGACCTCGGCCAACAACTGATCGACTTTCTTCATCATTCCCCTACCCCTTTTCACGCGACGGAGCAGATGAGCCTGCGTCTGGTCGACGCCGGATTCGAACGTCTGGAACTGGGACAAAGTTGGAACCTGAAAGCCTATGGCCGGTATTTCCTGACCCGTAACGATTCTTCACTGGTGGCCTTTACCTGCGCTGATCAGGCCTACACCGAAAAAGGCTTTCGTATGGTTGGGGCTCATACCGATAGCCCCTGTTTGCGGGTAAAACCCAATCCGGAGCTATCGCAAAACGGTTACTTCCAACTTGGGGTCGAAGTTTATGGCGGCGTGTTACTCAACCCCTGGTTCGATCGTGATTTATCCCTGGCGGGACGCGTCAGTTTCAGTACCCTGGATGGCAAACTTGATAGCGCTCTGATTGATCTTCGTGACCCAATAGCTGTCATCCCAAGTCTGGCAATTCACCTTGACCGGGACGTAAACAAAAACCGCAGCATCAACCCTCAGACACAATTGCCACCGATTCTCAGTCTCTGCGGCGATGAACAAGCGCCTGATTTTCGTGCCCAACTGAAACAATGGCTAGAGGCTGAACACCATAAAGTGGACCAGGTTCTGGACTATGAGTTGAGCTTTTATGATACCCAGAGCCCTGCAAAAATTGGCTTGAAGCAAGAGTTCCTCGCCAGTGCCAGACTGGATAACCTGCTCAGCTGCTTTATCGGCTTGAACACTCTCATTACCAACAGCGACCCGAAAAAACAGCAAGCGCCTTGCCTGCTGGTGTGCAACGATCATGAAGAGGTTGGCAGCCAAACCAGTAGCGGCGCTCAAGGACCGCTATTGGAAACAGTACTCGAACGCATCCTCGGAGATCGGGAATCCTTCACCATCAGCATGGAAAACTCATTGATGATTTCCGCCGACAATGCTCATGGTATTCATCCCAATTACGCTGATCGTCACGACGGTAAACACGGCCCTCTGCTTAATGCAGGTCCTGTGATCAAGCTTAATAATAACCAGCGCTATGCCACCAACAGTGAAACCTCAGCCTTATTCAGGCATCTTTGCGAACAGGTACAGGTGCCATGCCAAAGTTTTGTTGTGCGTAGTGATATGGCATGCGGTAGCACGATTGGCCCAATTACCGCGGCCGAGATTGGCGTAAGAACGCTGGATATAGGTGTACCTACTTTTGGTATGCATTCGATTCGTGAGCTAGCAGGCACCGACGACCTGCTCTATTTACAGCGCGCTTTGAATCAATTTATGCAACTGCCCAAACTGCCCTTCTGTTAA
- a CDS encoding tRNA-queuosine alpha-mannosyltransferase domain-containing protein, producing MRVLLLSAYDAMSHRYWREGLISQFPSWQWTQLVLPARHFNWRIRGNSLSWGVGHRTLLEADYDLLIATSMTDLSTLRGLVPKLGTIPTLVYFHENQFAYPLSNQRRHSAVELQMLNLYTGLAADRLLFNSHFNRNTFLDGVEQLLSRLPDHVPPDVRALLEARSSVLPVPLKESVPGQPADGEKRQEQTGRLGNQRIFTLLWNHRWEYDKAPERFVLLLKELLRRDLPFRVELLGQRFRQVPVEIDQLKALLGDRLGHCGYVDSIHDYQSILASVDGVLSTALHDFQGLSVLEAVAAGAIPVVPDRLAYRELFDQAFRYGSDEQDASNEVVMMADHIARLIESRQQGALPPAPNLNHLMWPALKPAYETEFTNLIRAG from the coding sequence GTGCGCGTACTTCTGTTGTCCGCTTATGATGCGATGAGTCATCGCTATTGGCGAGAAGGCCTGATATCTCAATTTCCGTCCTGGCAATGGACCCAACTGGTGTTGCCAGCACGACACTTTAACTGGCGAATCCGGGGCAATAGTTTGAGTTGGGGCGTCGGTCATCGTACGCTGTTGGAGGCGGACTACGATCTGTTGATAGCCACCTCGATGACGGATCTGTCAACTCTGCGAGGTCTGGTGCCCAAGCTGGGTACAATACCTACTCTGGTTTATTTTCACGAAAATCAATTTGCATACCCGCTCAGTAACCAGCGCCGGCATTCGGCGGTTGAGTTACAGATGTTGAACCTCTATACCGGCTTGGCCGCTGACCGCCTGTTGTTTAACAGTCATTTCAATCGCAATACTTTTCTCGATGGTGTTGAGCAGCTCTTGTCGCGCTTACCCGATCATGTTCCTCCCGACGTCCGTGCTCTATTGGAAGCGCGTTCTTCGGTTTTGCCGGTGCCACTCAAAGAATCTGTCCCCGGTCAGCCTGCTGATGGTGAAAAGAGGCAAGAACAGACTGGGCGTTTGGGCAACCAGCGCATCTTTACGCTGCTCTGGAATCATCGTTGGGAATATGACAAGGCGCCGGAGCGCTTTGTGTTGCTGCTTAAAGAGCTGCTACGACGTGATCTGCCTTTTCGTGTGGAGTTATTAGGGCAGCGTTTTCGTCAGGTGCCGGTGGAAATTGATCAGCTTAAAGCGTTGCTCGGAGATCGCCTGGGCCATTGCGGTTATGTTGACTCGATCCACGATTACCAGTCGATTTTAGCCTCGGTGGATGGGGTGCTTTCTACCGCACTGCATGATTTTCAGGGGCTTTCTGTGCTGGAAGCCGTGGCTGCCGGTGCAATACCCGTGGTACCAGACAGGCTTGCCTATCGGGAGTTATTTGATCAGGCGTTTCGTTACGGCAGTGATGAACAGGATGCCAGCAACGAGGTGGTCATGATGGCAGATCATATTGCAAGGTTGATCGAGAGCCGGCAACAAGGGGCTTTGCCGCCGGCACCTAACCTGAATCACCTGATGTGGCCAGCATTAAAGCCGGCCTATGAAACCGAATTTACTAACCTTATTCGGGCAGGGTGA
- the minE gene encoding cell division topological specificity factor MinE: MSLFKIFRSKDQQSANIAKERLQIIVAHERAARNTPDYLPAMQKDILEVIKRYIDIDTDQVNVSLDKANDCSILELNVTLPE; encoded by the coding sequence ATGAGTTTGTTCAAAATTTTCCGCAGCAAGGATCAGCAGAGTGCCAATATCGCCAAGGAGCGTCTGCAGATTATCGTGGCCCACGAGCGCGCAGCTCGCAACACACCGGATTATCTGCCGGCCATGCAGAAGGATATTCTGGAGGTGATCAAGCGCTACATCGATATTGATACCGACCAGGTCAACGTTAGTCTTGATAAGGCCAACGACTGCTCGATTCTGGAGCTGAACGTCACCCTGCCCGAATAA